The Mesotoga infera nucleotide sequence CAAATCCGAAGTAGGGTTCTCAGCGCTACCATATCCTAAAACGACATCGAATAGTATGACTGCTACGGAAGAATCCTCCGACTGTTCCTTCAGCTGTTCGGCTCTAAACGAAGGATCTATCATTGGATGCAGTCTGCCCTGGGTGAACTCGTCCTCGCCATAATCTATGAAGGAATGTCCAACTGGTTTCAGGCTGTTCTCTAGCTTAAGATCCTTTCTTAAAGGAGCATTTCCATAGATTGGATTTATGTATGACTGAGCAATATACTGAGCTTCATAACAAAGAGTCCCACCGGTAAAAAGGCCTCGGAGATATCTCCCGTGCAATTCTCCGGCAGAAGTCTTTCCAGATACTTTTGCATACTCAGCCCTGAGCTTTTCTCTAGCAAGAGTCACGTCCCCGCCCTCATTAAGAGCCTCCGCAACTACGGCGCACTCCTCGAGTTGGGAAGTGTAATGAAGAGTTTCTTCGTCTTTTTGCGCCGCGTCTCCCATGAAGCAGATCACACTCTTCTTGCCTGCTTCTCTTAGAGCTTCCAGTATCTTCCTCCTTATCTCAGGAGCAGGTGGTTTTCCGATAGCAACAATGATCGAGATTTCCGAATCCTCAGCGAGTTCCTTTATGGCCCTGAGAAAGGATATCCCTCCCACGGAACTCTTGACGTCTCTTCCACCTGTCCCTACTGCGTGTTTCACGCCCAAATTCCGTCTGCTGAGCTGAACCATGACTTCCTGAAGGCCGGTGCCCGAAGCCGCTACAATTCCTATCGAACCGGTTGGACATACGTTCGAGAAGCCAAGCCCTTTTCCCTTTATGACCGCTGTGCCACAGTCGGGACCCATAACGATAAGATCGTTCTTCTCTGCGAATCGCTTGAGTTCAACCTCGTCTTCAATTGGAACGTTGTCGGAATAAAGCATTACATTCAGGCCTCTCTTTAATGCCTTCATCGCTTCAGCCGCTGCGTATCTGCCGGGAAGAGATATCAGCGCAAGATTCGCTTCCGGCA carries:
- the fdrA gene encoding acyl-CoA synthetase FdrA, translated to MKRIEVVKGEYYDSVTLMLVAKELKKIEGVGDAALNMATEANVSIMREAGFEVETDSLSPDDLLIGIDFEGEGTENLFETARSYLARPPWRKEEKDAEYSPSTLSGALTVLPEANLALISLPGRYAAAEAMKALKRGLNVMLYSDNVPIEDEVELKRFAEKNDLIVMGPDCGTAVIKGKGLGFSNVCPTGSIGIVAASGTGLQEVMVQLSRRNLGVKHAVGTGGRDVKSSVGGISFLRAIKELAEDSEISIIVAIGKPPAPEIRRKILEALREAGKKSVICFMGDAAQKDEETLHYTSQLEECAVVAEALNEGGDVTLAREKLRAEYAKVSGKTSAGELHGRYLRGLFTGGTLCYEAQYIAQSYINPIYGNAPLRKDLKLENSLKPVGHSFIDYGEDEFTQGRLHPMIDPSFRAEQLKEQSEDSSVAVILFDVVLGYGSAENPTSDLAEAIRSVKRDIKPVYVAYVCGTDRDPQDIEKQRSLLESVGVIVCESNARAAILAANILSRRER